In Natranaerovirga hydrolytica, a single window of DNA contains:
- a CDS encoding C39 family peptidase has translation MKKNNKYLKVIILCLLVTTFISASNANTNFEKNEDDNHKPNEYFPFLEDSDQFSIQSTELDEIKKEAEKILKENERNVIVEEDIQNLSHEELAELNLLPLEDISKSDFQIQSEVRFLVPSYLRRQINTYYCGPAATLQAITTAGNASSIPGTTTTAKQQTLGSNGYLYTDRDNGTWIEYIPAVMNEFVPRARSWTTRTFDTSSSSKSSMQYMVRSNHSFGDAVIYLVKPGPLSYYSGNPGGHYISGSGIYYRSGSYNDYANIDLRLNDPHYSNNYYGVHIEPFNNVVDAMHKYSTERGPANIVY, from the coding sequence ATGAAAAAAAATAACAAATATTTAAAGGTTATTATTTTATGTCTGTTAGTAACTACATTTATTTCTGCTTCTAATGCTAACACAAACTTTGAGAAGAATGAAGATGATAATCATAAACCAAATGAGTACTTTCCTTTTTTAGAGGATAGTGACCAATTTAGTATCCAATCTACAGAGTTAGATGAAATAAAAAAAGAAGCTGAAAAAATATTAAAGGAAAATGAAAGAAATGTAATTGTAGAAGAAGACATTCAAAATCTGAGTCATGAAGAACTCGCAGAATTGAACTTGTTGCCTTTAGAGGATATTTCCAAAAGTGATTTTCAAATACAAAGTGAAGTAAGATTTTTAGTGCCTAGTTATCTTCGAAGACAGATAAACACATATTATTGTGGACCAGCAGCAACATTACAAGCCATAACTACAGCTGGAAATGCCTCTAGTATTCCTGGTACAACAACTACAGCAAAACAACAGACATTAGGAAGTAATGGATATTTGTATACAGATAGAGATAATGGAACTTGGATTGAATATATTCCTGCAGTAATGAATGAATTTGTCCCCAGAGCTAGAAGTTGGACAACTAGGACTTTTGATACCTCATCAAGTAGTAAATCTAGTATGCAATATATGGTTAGATCTAATCATTCATTTGGAGATGCAGTGATATATCTCGTTAAGCCAGGACCATTGTCATATTATTCAGGAAACCCTGGTGGGCATTATATATCTGGATCTGGAATTTACTATAGATCAGGCAGTTATAACGATTATGCTAATATTGATTTAAGGTTAAATGATCCTCATTATAGTAATAATTACTATGGTGTTCATATCGAACCTTTTAATAATGTTGTTGATGCGATGCATAAATATAGTACTGAAAGAGGACCAGCAAATATTGTATATTAG
- a CDS encoding RNA polymerase sigma factor, giving the protein MQEIDPIKFEKFYSTYKKEMYYTAFTILKDYYEAEDICHNAFVKTIDKLNKNMDINNTEMKYYLIKTVKNLSINKYKVNQKSIVTHTDFLRNRECENTLNPEAMILMQEDKIKFLEKLKKLKVNYAHILYLKYFLDLSNLEISKRLNISLGNTKTRLLRARKAYTNI; this is encoded by the coding sequence ATGCAAGAAATAGATCCGATAAAGTTTGAAAAATTTTATAGCACCTATAAAAAAGAAATGTATTATACTGCTTTTACTATATTAAAAGATTATTACGAAGCTGAAGATATTTGTCATAATGCCTTTGTTAAGACAATAGATAAGCTGAATAAAAATATGGATATTAATAATACAGAAATGAAATATTATTTAATTAAAACTGTGAAAAATTTATCTATTAATAAATACAAGGTAAATCAAAAATCTATTGTAACCCATACGGATTTTTTGAGGAATAGAGAATGTGAGAATACGCTTAACCCAGAAGCAATGATATTAATGCAAGAAGATAAAATAAAATTTCTTGAAAAACTAAAAAAACTAAAAGTTAACTATGCACATATATTGTACTTAAAATATTTCTTAGATTTAAGTAATCTAGAAATATCAAAGAGATTAAACATATCACTGGGTAATACTAAAACAAGACTTTTGAGGGCTAGGAAAGCGTATACAAATATATAG